In Babylonia areolata isolate BAREFJ2019XMU chromosome 19, ASM4173473v1, whole genome shotgun sequence, a single window of DNA contains:
- the LOC143294285 gene encoding dopamine receptor 2-like, whose amino-acid sequence MVRPGETSTFPVSQPTDSASRDLGAWSSSTQLHPTNWSGSDVTDGVTRRRFDDTPTVPASGSPALRNLGVTLLANVQRQQHDSDGRGGNGSLDYSLEDGRGLAEVTWLSVENVTGFAGNVSGGNFTGEEDSAYELKHPVMGVMLALFSLVVIIGNVMVIVAVFKELYLRSVTNYFIVSLAIADVMVGGVVMPFAISREVTNEVWLFGQEWCDLWHSLDVLASTASILNLCVISLDRYWAITNPINYPSKMSNSKVCLLITMVWLCSAGISFPAIAWWKAVTPSDLPEHECLFTEDSGYLIISSLISFYIPTFIMMFVYAKIYRAALAQSEGIKAGSKITTNGLRGDDGELMTLRIHRGGLRVQEDHHLHHSHHSHTNGGGGGGCSNTQQLQQYERSTSDSDGESPCHSTRVHVSNGNSAGGTPRPAKHITKRLRHFAISKKLTKLAREQKAAKTLGIVVGVFIICWLPFFVTNVLVGLCKENCITNPDILFPVVTWLGYINSGMNPVIYALSMRDFRRAFSKMIFCCCPRYRYEQTQKTYYNHSSVSTSSFTAVTADKCVTLKI is encoded by the coding sequence ATGGTCAGGCCAGGGGAGACCAGCACCTTCCCTGTCTCCCAGCCCACGGACTCCGCTTCCCGGGACCTAGGGGCCTGGTCCTCCTCCACCCAGCTACACCCCACCAACTGGAGCGGAAGTGACGTCACGGATGGCGTCACACGGCGACGGTTTGACGACACCCCCACGGTGCCGGCATCGGGGAGTCCCGCCTTGCGGAACCTGGGCGTCACGCTTCTGGCGAACGTGCAAAGGCAACAGCATGACAGCGACGGACGGGGAGGCAACGGGTCTTTGGACTACAGCTTGGAAGACGGTCGGGGGCTGGCGGAGGTCACGTGGTTGTCTGTGGAGAACGTCACTGGTTTCGCGGGGAATGTCAGCGGGGGGAACTTCACGGGGGAGGAGGACTCGGCGTACGAGCTGAAGCACCCGGTGATGGGGGTGATGCTGGCCCTGTTCTCTCTGGTGGTCATCATCGGCAACGTGATGGTGATCGTGGCCGTGTTCAAGGAGCTGTACCTGCGCTCCGTCACCAACTACTTCATCGTGTCGCTGGCCATCGCCGACGTGATGGTGGGCGGGGTGGTCATGCCCTTCGCCATCAGCCGGGAGGTCACTAACGAGGTGTGGCTCTTCGGCCAGGAGTGGTGCGACCTCTGGCACTCGCTGGACGTGCTGGCCTCCACGGCCTCCATCCTCAACCTGTGCGTTATTAGCCTGGACCGCTACTGGGCCATCACCAACCCCATCAACTACCCCAGCAAGATGTCCAACTCCAAGGTCTGCCTGCTCATCACCATGGTGTGGCTGTGCTCCGCGGGCATCTCCTTCCCGGCCATCGCCTGGTGGAAGGCCGTCACGCCCTCGGACCTCCCCGAGCACGAGTGTCTCTTCACTGAGGACAGCGGCTATCTCATCATCTCGTCGCTCATCTCCTTCTACATCCCCACCTTCATCATGATGTTCGTCTACGCCAAAATCTACCGCGCCGCCCTGGCCCAGTCGGAGGGCATCAAGGCGGGGAGCAAGATCACCACCAACGGGCTGAGGGGGGACGACGGGGAGCTGATGACGCTGAGGATTCACCGGGGAGGGCTGAGGGTCCAGGAggaccatcacctccaccacagccaccacagccACACGAACGGTGGCGGCGGGGGAGGCTGCAGCAAcactcaacagctgcagcagtacgAGCGCTCCACGAGCGACAGTGACGGCGAGTCGCCCTGCCACAGCACTCGCGTGCACGTCTCCAACGGCAACAGCGCCGGGGGCACGCCTAGACCGGCCAAGCACATCACCAAACGGCTCAGACATTTCGCCATCAGCAAGAAGCTGACCAAACTGGCGCGGGAGCAGAAGGCGGCCAAGACTCTGGGCATCGTGGTGGGGGTGTTCATCATCTGCTGGCTGCCCTTCTTCGTCACCAACGTGCTGGTGGGCCTGTGCAAGGAGAACTGCATCACCAACCCAGACATCCTCTTCCCCGTGGTCACGTGGCTGGGCTACATCAACTCGGGCATGAACCCTGTCATTTACGCGCTGTCCATGAGGGACTTCAGGCGAGCGTTCAGCAAGATGATTTTCTGTTGCTGCCCTCGCTACCGCTATGAGCAGACCCAGAAGACGTACTACAACCATAGCAGTGTGTCCACGTCTTCCTTCACTGCAGTGACTGCCGACAAGTGTGTGACGCTGAAGATCTAG